One Parashewanella spongiae genomic window, TATCAAGAGATCTTAGGCGACATTCATAATTTATTTGGAGACACGAACTCTGCTGTTGTCCGCGTAGACGATAAAGGAGAAACAGTAATTGAGTCAGTATTAGCTGGCGATTCTGTTGCAGATGTGCTCGGTTATGTTAATCAAGACGCGTTAAGTTTTTTGCAAACTTACGAGGACTTAGTGCATAAACATATTCCTGAATTTGAACGGGAAAGCATACTTGAAGAGCTGCAATTAGGGCTTGAGGGTTATACCTACCTAGAAGACATTAGGTAAGCAATGTTTTACGAAGCCTCAGAAAAAAAAGTAGAAATTATCGTATCTCAGAATTCTGATTCTCTGAGAGATTACAGCGTAAGTTTCTGGAAACATATTGTTGAACAAGCTAATGCAGAAGTTCTATCAGTCACAACGAACGAATGTTGCGATGCTTACATATTAAGTGAATCAAGTTTGTTTGTATGGGAAGATCGTTTTTTGATGTTAACATGTGGAAACACGGAGCTTATAAACTCTGTGATGACGTTCATTGATGAAATAGGACACGAACTTATTGAGTTCGTACGATACCAAAGAAAAAACGAACATCGTGCTCACCTACAAGTAACTACATTTAACGCGGATGTTGAAAAGTTAAAAAGTCAGCTTTCTGGAGAGGCTTTCTTGATTGGCGACGCTGGTGGCCATCATCATTACCTCTTTACAACAGAAAAGAAAACGCCAGAATATAAAAAACCAGCTTGCACTGAATTACTGATGTATCAAATATCAGGTGAATTTTCAGACTATTTACGCCGTAGCTGTCAAACAAAAGAAAATATTCGAAACTTTTTAGATTTAAGTACTGATTTTGCTGAATTCATCATTGATGATCATAAGTTTGATCCTGTTGGTTATTCAATCAATGGAATCAAAGGTGAGAAATATTTTACAGTTCATATTACACCTCAAGAACCTAATTCCTATGTTAGTTTTGAAACGAATATAGACTTGATTCAATCATCGAATCATATTTTACAAAAACTTATAATGCTTTTTAACCCCAAAACTTGGGATGTTATTGGCTTTAATTCAACACACAATTTACCTGTTTCTTTTGAATCTGATAAAAATACAAACAGTTATGATTTAACTGTTCTCTCAGGGGATGATGTTTCATTTAAATATCATCAATTTCCAGCATGTCAGAAAATAACAGTAGAATTAATTTAAAAATTTTGGCTTTGGTCAATTTGGAGCAAAAATGACGACGATAGCGGACAAACCCGACTATTCATTATATTCGAATGCATTTGGTTATTTACGTCAACCATTAAATTTTAATCCTTGCGAGAGTGACGCAGATGTCGTTGTTATAGGTTTACC contains:
- a CDS encoding adenosylmethionine decarboxylase; amino-acid sequence: MFYEASEKKVEIIVSQNSDSLRDYSVSFWKHIVEQANAEVLSVTTNECCDAYILSESSLFVWEDRFLMLTCGNTELINSVMTFIDEIGHELIEFVRYQRKNEHRAHLQVTTFNADVEKLKSQLSGEAFLIGDAGGHHHYLFTTEKKTPEYKKPACTELLMYQISGEFSDYLRRSCQTKENIRNFLDLSTDFAEFIIDDHKFDPVGYSINGIKGEKYFTVHITPQEPNSYVSFETNIDLIQSSNHILQKLIMLFNPKTWDVIGFNSTHNLPVSFESDKNTNSYDLTVLSGDDVSFKYHQFPACQKITVELI